The following proteins come from a genomic window of Megalobrama amblycephala isolate DHTTF-2021 linkage group LG1, ASM1881202v1, whole genome shotgun sequence:
- the zgc:123295 gene encoding trypsin gives MKFNTALSVAGALLLNIAGSLCQLDVCGQAPLNNKIVGGQNAAAGSWPWQVSIQSASFGGHFCGGSLINKDWVLSAAHCFQSSSLGTIEVYLGLQSQSGSNPNQVYRTASQVINHPYYNNPSDDNDIALLQLSSSVTFSDYIKPVCLAAAGSTFAAGSESWVTGWGALQSGGTAPDILQEVMIPIVSNSDCNNAYGGGITSNMMCAGLLNQGGKDACQGDSGGPMVSRNGSLWIQSGIVSFGIGCANPKYPGVYARVSRYQDWINSYMESNQPGYVSFTSDGFRSSPNLLLFSISLTFSIIPFICSVFLSS, from the exons ATGAAGTTTAACACAGCTTTGAGTGTTGCTGGAGCCTTACTTCTCAACATAGCAG GTTCTCTCTGCCAGTTAGATG TATGTGGTCAAGCTCCCCTCAACAACAAGATTGTTGGAGGACAAAATGCAGCGGCAGGGTCCTGGCCGTGGCAAGTCAGCATTCAAAGTGCCAGCTTTGGAGGCCATTTTTGTGGCGGGAGTCTGATTAATAAAGACTGGGTTTTGTCTGCTGCTCACTGCTTCCAGAG TTCCTCCCTGGGTACCATTGAGGTCTACCTAGGACTTCAGAGCCAATCAGGCTCAAACCCTAATCAGGTATACAGGACAGCGAGTCAAGTCATTAACCATCCTTACTATAACAATCCTAGCGATGACAACGACATAGCCCTGCTCCAGCTCTCTTCCTCCGTGACTTTCTCTGATTATATTAAGCCAGTCTGTTTGGCTGCTGCTGGTAGTACATTTGCTGCAGGTTCAGAGAGCTGGGTCACTGGATGGGGAGCGCTACAGTCTGGAG GCACAGCTCCTGACATTCTGCAGGAGGTGATGATACCAATTGTGAGCAACAGCGACTGTAATAATGCTTATGGAGGTGGCATCACAAGCAATATGATGTGTGCTGGATTGTTGAATCAGGGAGGGAAAGATGCATGTCAG GGAGACTCTGGAGGTCCAATGGTCAGTAGGAACGGCTCTCTGTGGATTCAGTCTGGCATTGTGAGTTTTGGTATAGGATGTGCTAACCCCAAATATCCTGGTGTGTACGCCCGAGTGTCTCGTTACCAGGACTGGATCAACTCTTACATGGAAAGCAACCAGCCTGGATATGTCTCCTTCACTTCCGATGGATTCAGAAGCTCACCTAACCTGCTTTTATTTTCCATTTCTCTCACATTCTCCATTATTCCTTTCATATGCTCTGTGTTTCTCTCTTCATAG